From Pseudomonadota bacterium, a single genomic window includes:
- a CDS encoding cupredoxin domain-containing protein, protein MRRPRWCVVVVVLAMGYAGLNAREGEAKARPGEGAARKGRQPQVVALTVTSEGFVPAQVKASAGRPLELVVTRTVERTCASDLVIKDYGINRPLPLNQAVRVSFTPTKPGRIRYACAMDMIAGVIVVE, encoded by the coding sequence ATGCGCAGACCAAGGTGGTGCGTGGTGGTTGTGGTGCTGGCCATGGGCTACGCGGGGCTAAACGCGAGGGAGGGCGAAGCCAAGGCGCGGCCCGGTGAGGGCGCGGCGAGGAAAGGCCGTCAGCCTCAGGTCGTCGCGCTGACGGTCACCTCCGAGGGCTTCGTGCCGGCGCAGGTCAAGGCGAGCGCGGGTCGCCCGCTCGAGCTGGTGGTGACGCGGACGGTCGAGCGCACCTGCGCCAGCGACCTCGTGATCAAGGACTACGGCATCAATCGACCGCTACCGCTCAACCAGGCGGTGAGGGTCAGCTTTACGCCGACCAAGCCGGGCCGGATCCGATACGCCTGCGCGATGGACATGATCGCGGGGGTGATCGTTGTCGAGTAG
- a CDS encoding HAMP domain-containing protein: MRPRTWSGTGRRLFLAFSAFIALYALASSFALLGITRIHRDLERTRARVEGMRVALDLASAVRDQYAHVAHTIIIGNASHAALYAEARARVLSLSREMRRHLEQADEQAWVNAIDQATGQLDSVFRDQILPNVVGGDEARVQQEHHAVLRLVARIQERTERLTRRFEQSIAELQTFVGVVERRAFGWALLFLLVAPLVAAWVGLAIGRSVARPIARLQQGAERLASGDLETRIDIDAEDEFGALAHQFNAMTTALREHQKRLVQSERLAGIGALAAGVAHEINNPLGVILGYTRVLRKQAAGSLADDLGVIEEETLRCKEIVVGLLDLSRPLTPSPQAVDLRELCDDVATRLAESEPSGSARVAIHGHGRASGDATKLRQVMVNLIKNAIEAAGPTGQVALSITERADQVELLVVDSGSGVDAAARARLFQPFFTTKPRGTGLGLAVSQAIAHAHGGEITLDPAGPAGTCFRLRVPRHPEGGAA; this comes from the coding sequence ATGCGGCCCAGAACCTGGTCAGGCACGGGCCGCCGGCTCTTCCTGGCGTTCTCGGCCTTCATCGCGCTCTACGCGCTGGCCTCGTCCTTCGCCTTGCTCGGCATCACGCGCATTCACCGCGACCTCGAGCGAACCCGCGCCAGAGTCGAAGGGATGCGCGTGGCCCTCGACCTCGCCAGCGCGGTCCGCGACCAATACGCTCACGTCGCGCACACGATCATCATCGGCAACGCGAGCCATGCCGCGCTCTACGCCGAGGCCAGGGCCCGCGTGCTGAGCCTCTCGCGGGAGATGCGCCGCCATCTCGAGCAGGCGGACGAGCAAGCTTGGGTCAACGCGATCGATCAAGCCACCGGCCAGCTCGACAGCGTCTTCCGCGACCAGATCCTGCCCAACGTCGTCGGTGGCGACGAGGCGCGCGTCCAGCAGGAGCATCACGCGGTGCTGCGGCTCGTGGCTCGCATTCAAGAGCGGACCGAGCGCCTGACCCGTCGCTTCGAGCAGTCGATCGCCGAGCTACAGACCTTCGTCGGCGTGGTCGAGCGGCGGGCCTTTGGCTGGGCGCTGCTCTTCCTGCTCGTGGCGCCGCTCGTCGCCGCCTGGGTCGGGCTGGCAATCGGGCGCTCCGTGGCGCGTCCGATCGCCCGGCTGCAGCAGGGCGCGGAGCGGCTGGCCTCCGGCGACCTCGAGACGCGCATCGACATCGACGCCGAGGACGAGTTTGGCGCGCTCGCGCACCAGTTCAACGCGATGACGACCGCGCTCCGCGAGCATCAGAAGCGCCTGGTCCAGAGTGAGCGGCTCGCCGGCATCGGCGCGCTGGCCGCGGGGGTCGCGCACGAGATCAACAATCCGCTGGGCGTGATCCTCGGCTACACGCGGGTGCTGAGGAAGCAGGCGGCGGGGAGCCTCGCCGACGATCTCGGCGTGATCGAGGAGGAGACGCTGCGCTGCAAGGAGATCGTCGTCGGGCTCCTCGATCTCTCGCGACCGCTGACGCCCAGCCCGCAGGCCGTCGACCTGCGCGAGCTCTGCGACGACGTCGCCACGCGACTGGCGGAGTCGGAGCCCTCGGGCTCAGCGCGCGTCGCGATCCACGGCCACGGCCGGGCGAGCGGCGACGCCACCAAGCTGCGTCAGGTGATGGTCAACCTGATCAAGAACGCGATCGAGGCCGCGGGGCCGACGGGCCAGGTGGCGCTCTCGATCACTGAGCGCGCCGACCAGGTGGAGCTCCTGGTGGTCGACTCCGGGAGCGGCGTCGACGCCGCCGCGCGCGCGCGCCTCTTTCAGCCCTTCTTCACGACCAAGCCCCGGGGCACGGGACTCGGGCTGGCCGTCTCCCAGGCGATCGCGCATGCCCATGGGGGTGAGATCACGCTCGACCCCGCAGGCCCGGCGGGCACCTGCTTCCGCCTGCGCGTGCCCCGCCATCCAGAGGGAGGTGCCGCATGA
- a CDS encoding sigma-54-dependent Fis family transcriptional regulator, which produces MSRGRILVVDDKENLLKLFSKILGEEHDLTTAADGGRALALLLVQDFDVVVTDLRMPGADGFAVLKASKARSPATEVVMMTAYASVQDAVEAMKQGAYDYLQKPFDPDAAAFVVARALERKRLKEQAASLRKALQGVHAFHSLVGKSRVMQDVYRLLEQAAALDITVLLTGETGTGKELAARAIHYQSARKDRAFVPVNCGALPTELVESELFGHARGAFTGASGAKTGLFEEARGGTLFLDEIGELPLPVQVKLNRALQEREIRRVGDNTAVKIDVRVIAATHRDLKAEAQAGRFREDLFYRLHVFPLRMPALRERREDLPLLAAHFLRKHARAVRRALSGLTPEALRALTGYDWPGNVRELENALERAVAVATGPLVEARDLPPELVSANEGPLPAELLATLPYREALDAARARVSRDYLTALMRAFEGNVTRAAERAGVERESLHRLLKRYGVRSEDFKGLG; this is translated from the coding sequence ATGAGCCGCGGCCGCATCCTGGTCGTCGACGACAAGGAGAACCTGCTCAAGCTCTTCTCCAAGATCCTTGGCGAAGAGCACGACCTGACCACCGCCGCCGATGGCGGTCGCGCGCTGGCGCTGCTCCTCGTGCAGGACTTCGATGTCGTCGTCACCGACCTCAGGATGCCCGGAGCGGACGGCTTCGCGGTGCTCAAGGCCAGCAAGGCGCGCTCGCCCGCCACCGAGGTGGTGATGATGACCGCCTACGCCTCGGTGCAGGACGCCGTCGAGGCGATGAAGCAAGGCGCCTATGACTACCTGCAGAAGCCCTTCGATCCGGACGCAGCCGCCTTCGTCGTCGCGCGCGCCCTCGAGCGCAAGCGGCTGAAGGAGCAGGCCGCGAGCCTGCGCAAGGCGCTGCAGGGAGTCCATGCCTTCCACAGCCTCGTCGGTAAGAGCCGCGTGATGCAGGACGTCTATCGCCTGCTCGAGCAGGCGGCCGCGCTCGATATCACAGTGTTGCTCACCGGCGAGACCGGCACGGGCAAGGAGCTGGCGGCGAGGGCCATCCACTACCAGAGCGCGCGTAAGGATCGCGCCTTCGTCCCGGTGAACTGTGGGGCGCTGCCCACCGAGCTGGTCGAGAGCGAGCTCTTTGGGCATGCCCGCGGCGCCTTCACCGGCGCCAGCGGAGCCAAGACCGGTCTCTTCGAGGAGGCCCGCGGCGGGACCCTCTTCCTCGACGAGATCGGCGAGCTGCCGCTGCCCGTGCAGGTCAAGCTCAACCGGGCGCTGCAGGAGCGCGAGATCCGCCGCGTCGGCGACAACACTGCGGTCAAGATCGATGTCCGCGTGATCGCCGCCACGCATCGCGACCTCAAGGCCGAGGCGCAGGCCGGGCGCTTTCGCGAGGATCTCTTCTACCGCCTGCACGTCTTCCCCCTGCGCATGCCCGCGCTGCGCGAGCGCCGCGAGGATCTTCCCCTGCTCGCGGCGCACTTCCTGCGAAAGCATGCCCGCGCCGTTCGCCGCGCGCTCAGCGGGCTGACACCAGAGGCCCTCCGCGCGCTCACCGGCTACGACTGGCCCGGCAACGTGCGCGAGCTGGAGAACGCCCTCGAGCGCGCGGTGGCCGTCGCAACCGGCCCGCTCGTCGAGGCGCGTGACTTGCCGCCTGAGCTGGTCAGCGCGAACGAGGGTCCGCTGCCGGCCGAGCTCCTCGCCACGCTGCCCTATCGCGAGGCGCTCGACGCGGCGCGCGCGCGCGTCTCTCGCGACTACTTGACGGCGTTGATGCGGGCGTTCGAGGGTAATGTCACGCGCGCCGCCGAGCGGGCCGGCGTCGAGCGAGAAAGCCTCCACCGCCTGCTCAAGCGCTATGGTGTACGGTCGGAGGACTTCAAGGGCCTGGGCTGA
- a CDS encoding TolC family protein, with protein sequence MAPKTVAEHARPWLRSLLLALPWLLGGAAWAGGPVVSPAGVALEDDPLLAGLMREALERRPELAELRATIRAEGERVPQSRALPDPALALGLQNDGFRSLRLGEAPTSFVSIAASQTFPWYGKRRLRGEVILLGTRQAEAELGRLQLSIRAEVARAYVDLLLVRDQLALLTKVEALWTQAAGLARALYEVGTAAQTDLLRAQLERSRLRQRRWALVAEDARRVVVLNRLRGRALGDAIGTERSLATISDPVLQADRSAFEAAEDRSPELLRSRLALAKAAKQVVLAQKDWLPDLTVSAGVMPRGGSLDPMWQVGVAVPIPLWGSSKQRRAVDEQRSREVAARHSDDATRQLLRQRVAERNRLLAALLATNRLYRSGLLVLSETTVSSTLVQYQVGRVSFAAVLEALDGYLSDVNSFYESLAATQRVAIAQREVSLDAPATLAASGMRGPIAQGGQP encoded by the coding sequence ATGGCGCCGAAGACCGTCGCCGAGCACGCGCGCCCGTGGCTGCGCTCGCTCCTGCTGGCGCTGCCCTGGCTCCTCGGGGGCGCCGCCTGGGCGGGCGGGCCGGTCGTCTCCCCAGCGGGCGTCGCCCTCGAGGACGACCCGCTCCTGGCGGGCCTCATGCGCGAGGCGCTCGAGCGGCGTCCGGAGCTCGCCGAGCTGCGAGCGACGATTCGCGCGGAGGGCGAGCGTGTCCCGCAGAGTCGCGCGCTTCCCGACCCAGCGCTGGCGCTTGGCCTGCAGAACGACGGCTTTCGCAGCCTCCGCCTCGGGGAAGCACCGACCAGCTTTGTCAGCATCGCGGCCTCGCAGACCTTCCCCTGGTACGGCAAGCGCCGGCTCCGCGGGGAGGTGATCCTGCTCGGCACGCGCCAGGCAGAAGCTGAGCTGGGGCGCCTCCAGCTCTCGATCCGGGCCGAGGTCGCGCGCGCCTACGTCGACCTGCTGCTGGTGCGCGATCAGCTCGCTTTGCTCACCAAGGTCGAGGCGCTCTGGACCCAAGCCGCGGGGCTGGCTCGCGCCCTCTACGAGGTCGGCACGGCGGCGCAGACCGATCTGCTGCGGGCTCAGCTCGAGCGCAGCCGGTTGAGGCAGCGGCGCTGGGCGCTCGTGGCCGAGGACGCGCGCCGCGTCGTGGTCTTGAACCGCCTCCGCGGCCGCGCCCTGGGCGACGCCATCGGCACCGAGCGCTCGCTGGCCACCATCTCGGACCCGGTGCTGCAGGCGGACCGGAGCGCGTTCGAGGCGGCCGAGGACCGCAGCCCGGAGCTGCTGCGCTCGCGCTTGGCGCTGGCGAAGGCGGCCAAGCAGGTCGTCCTCGCGCAGAAGGACTGGCTCCCTGATCTGACCGTGAGCGCCGGCGTGATGCCGCGCGGAGGGAGCCTCGACCCGATGTGGCAGGTGGGCGTGGCCGTGCCGATTCCGCTCTGGGGGAGCAGCAAACAGCGGCGCGCGGTCGACGAGCAGCGAAGCAGAGAGGTGGCGGCCCGGCACAGTGACGACGCGACACGGCAGCTGCTGCGCCAGCGCGTCGCCGAACGCAATCGCTTGCTCGCGGCGCTGCTCGCGACCAACCGCCTCTACCGCTCCGGCCTGCTGGTCCTCTCGGAGACCACGGTGTCGAGCACGTTGGTGCAGTACCAGGTCGGCCGCGTCAGCTTCGCTGCGGTGCTCGAGGCGCTCGATGGCTATCTGAGCGACGTCAACAGCTTCTACGAGTCGCTCGCCGCCACCCAGCGCGTGGCGATCGCGCAGCGCGAGGTCAGTCTGGACGCCCCGGCCACCCTGGCCGCGAGCGGCATGCGGGGGCCGATAGCGCAGGGAGGGCAGCCATGA
- a CDS encoding response regulator translates to MTPTILLVDDEVGMLNVLRRALARESYRVLMSSSAPQALMLLKRHQVDVVVSDERMPQMSGSEFLAEVCQTSPETVRILLTGNPTLESALCGINDGRIFRYLTKPCPTAEFTAAIREALTVRNLAVKSRRLLQVSRRQSQALRALEVEHPGITAVHRTSKGSICVSSDAINLDTLVDEIEAELARYEME, encoded by the coding sequence ATGACGCCCACGATCCTCCTTGTCGACGACGAAGTCGGCATGCTCAACGTCCTACGGCGTGCCCTCGCTCGGGAGTCCTATCGGGTGCTGATGTCCTCGTCGGCCCCTCAAGCGCTGATGCTGCTCAAGCGGCACCAGGTCGACGTCGTGGTCTCCGACGAGCGGATGCCCCAGATGTCGGGATCGGAGTTCCTGGCCGAGGTCTGCCAGACCTCGCCCGAAACGGTCCGCATCCTCCTGACCGGCAATCCGACCCTGGAGTCCGCCCTCTGCGGAATCAACGACGGGCGCATCTTCCGCTACCTGACCAAGCCCTGCCCAACGGCGGAGTTCACGGCGGCCATCCGAGAGGCCCTGACCGTTCGCAACCTGGCCGTCAAGAGCCGGCGCCTGCTCCAGGTCAGTCGGCGGCAGTCGCAGGCGCTCCGCGCCCTCGAGGTCGAGCATCCCGGCATCACTGCGGTCCACCGCACGTCCAAGGGATCGATCTGCGTCAGCTCCGACGCGATCAATCTCGATACCCTGGTGGACGAGATCGAGGCCGAGCTCGCCCGGTACGAGATGGAATAG